In the genome of Epinephelus lanceolatus isolate andai-2023 chromosome 18, ASM4190304v1, whole genome shotgun sequence, one region contains:
- the gtf2f1 gene encoding general transcription factor IIF subunit 1: MTSLGSSSSSATEYIVRVPKNTSKKYNIMAFNAGDRVNCSTWTQARMERDMSARRIYGEEEAVEGAAGSEFGKKQREEARRKKFGIVTREFKVEDQPWILKVNGKAGKRFKGLKKGGVTENASYYIFTQCPDGAFEAFPVNGWYNFTPQAKHRTLTAEEAEEEWGRRNKVVNHFSIMLQRRLREQERGEEDEDENEKSGKKKKKGGGRGGDLRIHDLEDDLEMSSDDSDSSMGDDGESKTKMKKETGKGKGKKKKRKSNDKEALEDSDDGDYEGLEVDYMSDESSSDEEPEKGKPSKGEDLPKGIDEASESEEESEEEKQNEEETKEEEEEEEGKKTPVQMEKKKKKDSSGESESSDDSDIEGETASALFMKKRTPPKRGGRGSAGSSRTGSRPGTPSIDSASTSNTLRAAASKLEQGKRQTQGPSTDSPAAKRLKLEPSSQSPAPSGKSTPQPASGKSTPSSSDVQLTEEAVRRYLIRKPMTTKDLLKKFQTKRTGLSSEQTVNVLAQILKRLNPERKNVNDKMHFYLTE, encoded by the exons ATGACGTCACTG GGGAGCAGCAGTTCCTCAGCCACAGAATACATTGTGCGAGTCCCAAA AAACACCAGCAAGAAGTACAACATCATGGCTTTCAATGCAGGGGACCGAGTCAACTGTTCAACCTGGACACAG GCTCGTATGGAAAGAGACATGAGTGCTCGGCGGATATatggggaggaggaggcggtGGAAGGCGCAGCTGGCAGTGAGTTTGGCAAAAAGCAGCGTGAGGAAGCGCGGCGGAAGAAGTTTGGTATCGTGACACGTGAGTTCAAAGTGGAGGACCAGCCCTGGATTCTCAAGGTCAATGGCAAGGCCGGCAAGAG GTTCAAAGGTCTGAAGAAAGGCGGTGTTACAGAAAATGCGTCCTACTACATCTTTACACAGTGTCCCGATGGAGCTTTTGAGGCTTTCCCCGTGAACGGCTGGTACAACTTTACACCGCAGGCCAAGCACCGAACTCTCACTGCTgaggaggctgaggaggagtGGGGCCG GAGGAACAAGGTGGTGAATCATTTCAGCATCATGCTTCAGAGACGTCTGCGGGAGCAGGAGCGTggtgaggaggatgaagatgagAACGAGAAGTCggggaagaagaaaaagaaaggggGTGGGAGAGGAGGGGACCTGCGCATTCACGACCTGGAGGACGACCTGGAGATGAGCAGCGATGACAGTGACAGCAGTATGGGGGACG ATGGTGAGAGCAAGACGAAGATGAAGAAAGAGACGGGGAAAGgcaaaggaaagaagaaaaagagaaagagcaaTGACAAAGAGGCCTTGGAGGACAGCGATGACGGTGACTACGAGGGTCTAGAGGTGGATTACATGTCAGATGAAAGCAG CTCAGATGAAGAACCAGAAAAGGGAAAGCCCAGCAAAGGAGAGGACCTCCCTAAAG GGATCGATGAAGCATCTGAAAGCGAGGAAgagagtgaggaggaaaaacagaatgaagaggaaacaaaagaggaggaagaagaagaggagggaaagaaaacCCCGGTCCAaatggaaaagaagaagaaaaaag ACAGCAGCGGCGAGTCGGAAAGCTCAGACGACAGTGATATTGAGGGAGAGACGGCCTCCGCTCTATTCAtg AAAAAGCGCACGCCTCCTAAACGTGGAGGACGTGGCTCCGCAGGCAGCTCCAGGACAGGCAGTCGCCCCGGGACACCATCCATAGACTCTGCCTCCACCTCCAATACActccgtgctgctgccagcaagCTAGAGCAAG GTAAGAGACAGACTCAGGGTCCCAGCACCGACTCGCCAGCGGCCAAACGGCTGAAGTTGGAGCCCAGCAGTCAGAGTCCTGCTCCCTCTGGGAAGAGTACACCTCAGCCGGCATCTGGCAAATCCACTCCGAGCTCAAG TGATGTGCAGCTAACAGAGGAGGCGGTCCGGCGCTACCTGATCCGTAAACCGATGACCACCAAGGACCTTCTGAAGAAGTTCCAGACCAAGCGCACAGGTTTGAGCAGTGAGCAGACTGTCAACGTGCTGGCACAGATCCTGAAGCGCCTTAATCCGGAGCGCAAGAACGTAAACGACAAAATGCACTTTTACCTCACTGAATAA
- the LOC117268874 gene encoding GDP-L-fucose synthase-like, producing the protein MGSEIKVGPMRVLVTGGSGLVGKAIEHVVQEEGGKLEGEEWIFLSSKDADLVDAGQTRAVFEKYRPTHVIHLAAKVGGLYLHMRENLHFLRDNIKINDNVLQTAHEMGVTKVVSCLSSCIFPDNTTYPINETMIHNGPPHDSNFGYSHAKRMIDVQNRAYFQQHGRRYTAVIPTNVFGPHDNFSIENGHVLSALINKTYKAKKEGTPVNVCGSGAPRRQFIYSLDLGRLIIWVLREYEETDPIILSVSEEDEISIKEAEDMIADSLDFKGKIHFDTTLSDGQMKKTASNAKLRRYLPDFTFTPLKEAIKLTCDWFVANYDTART; encoded by the exons ATGGGGTCTGAGATTAAAGTGGGGCCAATGCGTGTCCTGGTGACCGGTGGATCTGGGTTAGTGGGCAAAGCCATTGAGCATGTGGTGCAGGAGGAAGGTGGCAAACTGGAGGGAGAAGAGTGGATCTTCCTCTCTTCCAAGGATGCTGACCTTGT AGATGCTGGGCAGACCAGGGCTGTGTTTGAGAAGTACCGTCCCACTCATGTCATCCACCTGGCTGCGAAAGTCGGAGGACTGTATCTACACATGAGGGAGAACCTGCACTTTTTG AGGGACAACATCAAAATCAATGATAATGTGCTACAAACAGCCCACGAGATGGGTGTCACCAAGGTCGTGTCTTGCCTGTCCAGTTGTATTTTCCCTGACAATACCACATACCCCATCAATGAGACCATG ATACACAACGGACCGCCTCATGACTCCAACTTCGGATACTCGCATGCTAAAAGGATGATTGATGTTCagaacag GGCATACTTTCAGCAGCATGGTCGCCGTTACACAGCGGTCATCCCGACCAATGTGTTTGGACCCCATGACAACTTCAGCATAGAAAATGGTCACGTGCTGTCGGCACTCATTAACAAGACATACAAGGCCAAAA AGGAAGGGACTCCGGTGAATGTGTGTGGCTCCGGAGCTCCTAGGAGACAGTTTATCTACTCTCTG GATTTAGGTCGTCTCATCATTTGGGTCCTGAGAGAATATGAAGAAACTGACCCCATTATCCTCTCTG TGAGTGAAGAGGATGAAATCTCAATCAAAGAGGCCGAGGACATGATTGCAGACTCTCTGGACTTCAAAGGCAAAATACAC TTTGACACCACCCTGTCAGACGGCCAGATGAAAAAGACAGCCAGCAATGCCAAGCTAAGGCGCTACCTCCCTGACTTCACCTTTACACCCCTTAAAGAAG CTATAAAGCTGACCTGCGACTGGTTCGTGGCCAACTACGACACTGCCCGGACATGA